One Epidermidibacterium keratini DNA segment encodes these proteins:
- a CDS encoding thiamine pyrophosphate-binding protein, translating into MHGNGGDAVVAALKALGVDTVFSIASVHNLPMLDAIERDGSIKIIDCRHEQNATHAADGYSRATGKLGVSITSTGPGAANAAGGLFEARFASSRVLMLTGQVESKFYGQGRAFLHEADEQMAYLQSMTRQAWSVRRTADLLDDVIAAGRTAMSGRPAPTAVEIPIDFQYAEFDFDEPASVEIRRTSADAAEIAKAAELLRAAKRPVLWAGGGVNHAGAAAELQAFAEQLQIPVVTSQAGRGSIPEDHDLCVGALVNEKPVIGLLKEADVVLAIGTHFHMVNLNGWTIPLGTQLIHVDVDPENFDRNYRTAVRVNADALDAIEALTAAVTSTDADPDWLATAQKARDEAQAGVRDLMGEKWVAIMESIRRHLPAAGPVVRDATVPAYVWGNRLLPILTSRTSMMPVSNAIGPGLPLAIGATIGAGERAVCIHGDGGIMLSIGDLPVLAQYNLPLTVIVFNDRGYGILRKIQGATFDGPLHDVDLATPDFAKLAEACGIDSAKVSTPEEFDKAFAASVSSDGPMVIEVDMSDLGELKYGGKQRLLSDR; encoded by the coding sequence ATGCACGGAAACGGTGGAGATGCGGTTGTCGCCGCCCTCAAGGCACTCGGCGTCGACACGGTCTTCTCGATCGCGTCGGTGCACAACCTGCCCATGCTCGATGCGATCGAGCGCGACGGGTCGATCAAGATCATCGACTGCCGCCACGAGCAAAACGCCACGCACGCTGCCGACGGCTACTCGCGCGCGACCGGAAAGCTCGGGGTCTCGATCACCTCGACCGGGCCCGGAGCCGCCAACGCCGCCGGTGGACTTTTCGAGGCGCGCTTCGCCTCCTCACGCGTGCTCATGCTGACCGGACAGGTGGAGTCGAAGTTCTACGGTCAGGGCCGCGCGTTCCTGCATGAGGCCGACGAGCAGATGGCCTACCTACAGTCAATGACCCGCCAGGCCTGGTCCGTGCGGCGTACCGCTGACCTCCTCGACGACGTCATCGCCGCCGGACGCACCGCGATGTCCGGGCGCCCGGCGCCCACCGCGGTCGAGATCCCGATCGACTTCCAGTACGCCGAGTTCGACTTCGACGAGCCGGCGTCGGTAGAGATCCGGCGTACGTCGGCCGATGCCGCGGAGATCGCGAAAGCCGCCGAGCTGCTGCGCGCCGCCAAGCGCCCTGTGCTGTGGGCCGGCGGCGGTGTCAACCACGCCGGTGCCGCGGCCGAGCTGCAGGCGTTTGCCGAGCAGCTGCAGATTCCGGTCGTCACCTCGCAGGCCGGTCGCGGGTCGATCCCCGAAGACCACGACCTCTGCGTGGGCGCGCTGGTGAATGAGAAGCCGGTGATCGGGCTGCTCAAAGAGGCCGACGTCGTCCTCGCCATCGGCACCCACTTCCACATGGTCAACCTCAACGGCTGGACGATTCCCCTTGGGACACAGCTGATCCACGTCGATGTCGACCCTGAGAACTTCGACCGCAACTACCGCACGGCAGTGCGGGTCAACGCCGATGCGCTCGATGCGATCGAGGCGCTGACCGCCGCGGTCACCTCGACCGACGCCGACCCAGACTGGCTCGCGACCGCGCAGAAGGCCCGCGATGAGGCGCAGGCCGGCGTCCGCGATCTCATGGGCGAGAAGTGGGTCGCGATCATGGAATCGATCCGCCGCCACCTTCCGGCCGCCGGGCCCGTCGTGCGCGACGCCACGGTGCCGGCGTACGTCTGGGGCAACCGGCTGCTGCCGATCCTGACCAGCCGTACGTCGATGATGCCGGTCTCCAACGCGATCGGCCCCGGCCTGCCGCTGGCGATCGGTGCGACGATCGGTGCCGGCGAGCGGGCGGTCTGCATTCACGGCGACGGCGGCATCATGCTGTCGATCGGCGACCTGCCGGTGCTCGCGCAGTACAACCTGCCGCTGACGGTGATCGTCTTCAACGACCGTGGTTACGGGATCCTGCGCAAGATCCAGGGCGCGACGTTCGACGGCCCGCTGCACGATGTCGACCTCGCAACGCCCGACTTCGCCAAGCTCGCCGAAGCGTGCGGGATCGACTCGGCCAAGGTGAGCACCCCCGAGGAGTTCGACAAGGCGTTCGCTGCATCGGTGAGCTCGGACGGGCCGATGGTGATCGAGGTCGACATGAGCGATCTTGGCGAGCTGAAGTACGGCGGCAAGCAGCGCCTGCTCTCTGACCGCTAG
- a CDS encoding DUF2252 domain-containing protein, whose translation MDTAVIAEARAQFRRTQPPYRTQAEQVASGTAARDRVPPAELAEVASYDGRPDPVELLAGQSSARIADLVPIRYERMAATPFTFFRGAALVMADDLSRTPNSGVNVWLCGDAHLSNFGLYASPERELAFDVNDFDEAYPGPFEWDVKRLAASIVVAGRQNGFTKKQCRRAVRATVKRYSAVMREQAGKGTLDVWYSGVKASDMVDAVGADLDTSSTRKTRKALKKARHRDNVQAWGKLTDDVDGVRRFVSEPPLIVPIRELLKPEDTARGFANVRSAFEEYRRTLSFAHRYLLDEYVLGDLARKVVGVGSVGMDAWIALMHGAAEDDPLILQLKQATESVLQRYLPGPAYSHHGQRVVDGQTLMQRTSDIFLGWQRGVGVDGTERDYYVRQLRDGKGSVVVEALTPDEMALYGEFCATALAYAHARGGDRYEVAAYLGDDDTFEKAIVAFAAEYAVRNREDHDKFTAAIADGELPADPNI comes from the coding sequence ATGGACACCGCCGTCATCGCCGAGGCCAGAGCGCAATTCCGCCGCACACAGCCGCCGTACCGCACCCAGGCCGAGCAGGTGGCCTCCGGCACCGCCGCACGCGATCGCGTCCCTCCGGCCGAGCTCGCTGAGGTTGCGTCGTACGACGGCCGCCCAGACCCGGTCGAGCTGCTGGCCGGGCAGTCGAGTGCGCGGATCGCCGATCTCGTGCCGATCCGCTACGAGCGGATGGCCGCGACGCCGTTCACGTTCTTTCGCGGTGCCGCTTTGGTGATGGCCGACGACCTGTCGCGTACGCCGAACTCCGGGGTCAACGTCTGGCTTTGCGGTGATGCGCACCTGAGCAACTTCGGGCTCTATGCCAGCCCGGAGCGTGAGCTGGCCTTCGACGTCAACGACTTCGACGAGGCCTATCCGGGGCCGTTCGAGTGGGATGTGAAGCGCCTGGCGGCGAGCATCGTGGTTGCCGGCCGACAAAACGGATTTACCAAGAAGCAGTGCCGCCGAGCGGTGCGCGCCACGGTGAAGCGCTACAGCGCGGTGATGCGCGAGCAGGCGGGCAAGGGAACGCTCGATGTCTGGTACTCCGGCGTGAAGGCCAGCGACATGGTCGATGCGGTCGGCGCCGACCTCGACACGTCGTCGACAAGGAAGACCCGCAAGGCACTGAAAAAGGCCCGCCACCGCGACAATGTGCAGGCGTGGGGCAAGCTGACCGACGACGTTGACGGGGTACGCCGGTTCGTGAGCGAGCCGCCGCTGATCGTGCCGATCCGCGAGCTGCTCAAACCGGAGGACACTGCTCGTGGTTTTGCCAACGTGCGAAGCGCATTTGAGGAATATCGGCGAACTTTGAGCTTTGCCCACCGCTACTTGCTCGACGAGTACGTGCTTGGCGACCTCGCCCGCAAGGTGGTCGGCGTCGGCAGTGTGGGGATGGACGCCTGGATCGCGCTCATGCACGGTGCCGCGGAAGACGACCCGCTGATCCTGCAGCTCAAGCAGGCAACCGAGTCGGTGCTGCAGCGGTACCTGCCCGGTCCGGCGTACTCGCACCACGGGCAGCGGGTCGTGGATGGGCAGACCCTCATGCAGCGCACCAGCGACATCTTCCTCGGGTGGCAGCGCGGGGTCGGCGTCGACGGGACCGAGCGCGACTACTACGTGCGCCAGCTGCGCGACGGCAAGGGATCGGTCGTCGTCGAGGCCCTGACTCCGGACGAAATGGCGCTATATGGGGAGTTTTGCGCCACCGCTCTTGCCTACGCGCATGCGCGGGGCGGTGACCGTTACGAGGTTGCGGCCTACCTCGGCGACGACGACACGTTCGAGAAGGCGATCGTGGCCTTTGCCGCGGAGTACGCCGTACGCAACCGCGAGGACCACGACAAGTTCACGGCTGCCATTGCCGACGGCGAACTCCCCGCCGACCCCAACATCTAG
- a CDS encoding ABC transporter ATP-binding protein — protein MLLRLLRTYLRPYRTNLIAIVVLQLISSLATLYLPSLNAQIIDDGVAKGDSGYIISTGSWMLLITAAQVTAAIAQAYVGARTAMGLGRDIRRAIFGRVMSFSAREVGQFGAPSLITRNTNDVQQVQLLVVMGTTIFVAAPITAVGGLVMALREDAGLSWLLLISVPALAIAVGLIVWRMVPQFRLMQTRIDAVNRVLREQITGIRVVRAFIREPEEQQRFDAANEALTQTAVRAGRLQALIFPTVMLVLNASSVAVLWFGGFRVDDGDIQIGALTAFLAYLMQILMAVMMATFLFMLVPRSAVSAERITEVLDTRSSVVPPEEPIPAGADVGVELDHATFTFPGADEPVLRDITFTARAGTTTAIIGSTGSGKTTLLNLIARLVDVTDGAVRIDGTNVRDLSPEQLWSMIGLVPQRPYLFTGTIASNLRYGDPQATDEQLWHALDIAQADFVRDLDGGLDAPIAQGGTNVSGGQRQRLAIARALVRRPQIYLFDDAFSALDLGTDARLRAALKPVTADAVMIVVAQRISTITEADQIIVLEDGRIVGIGTHEQLLVTCAEYTEIAQSQATAAVS, from the coding sequence ATGCTGCTGCGGCTGCTACGCACCTACCTCCGGCCCTATCGCACCAACCTCATCGCGATCGTCGTACTCCAGCTCATCTCCAGCCTCGCCACGCTCTATCTGCCGAGTCTGAACGCGCAGATCATCGACGACGGCGTGGCCAAGGGCGACTCGGGCTACATCATCAGCACCGGAAGCTGGATGCTGCTGATCACCGCGGCGCAAGTCACCGCGGCGATCGCCCAGGCGTACGTCGGCGCCCGCACCGCAATGGGCTTGGGCCGCGACATCCGGCGGGCCATCTTCGGGCGGGTCATGTCGTTTTCAGCGCGTGAGGTCGGTCAGTTCGGCGCCCCGTCGCTGATCACCCGCAACACCAACGATGTCCAGCAGGTCCAGCTGCTGGTGGTGATGGGTACGACGATCTTCGTCGCGGCGCCGATCACTGCGGTCGGCGGCCTCGTCATGGCGCTGCGCGAGGACGCCGGCCTGTCCTGGCTGCTGCTGATCAGCGTCCCGGCGCTGGCGATCGCGGTCGGGCTCATCGTCTGGCGCATGGTCCCGCAGTTCCGGCTCATGCAGACCCGCATCGACGCGGTCAACCGCGTGCTGCGCGAGCAGATCACCGGCATCCGCGTCGTCCGCGCCTTCATCCGCGAACCTGAGGAGCAACAGCGCTTCGATGCAGCCAACGAGGCACTCACCCAGACCGCGGTACGCGCCGGGCGGCTGCAGGCACTGATCTTCCCGACCGTGATGCTGGTGCTTAACGCCTCCAGCGTCGCGGTGCTGTGGTTCGGCGGCTTCCGCGTCGACGACGGCGACATCCAGATCGGCGCGCTCACGGCCTTCCTGGCCTATCTGATGCAGATCCTGATGGCCGTCATGATGGCGACCTTCCTCTTCATGCTGGTGCCGCGCTCCGCTGTGTCGGCCGAGCGCATCACCGAGGTGCTCGACACCCGCTCGTCCGTCGTACCGCCCGAGGAGCCCATCCCGGCCGGAGCCGACGTCGGCGTCGAGCTCGACCACGCCACGTTTACCTTCCCCGGTGCCGACGAGCCGGTGCTGCGCGACATCACCTTCACCGCGCGCGCCGGCACCACGACCGCGATCATCGGCAGCACCGGCTCAGGCAAGACCACGCTGCTCAACCTCATCGCCCGCCTCGTCGACGTCACCGACGGCGCCGTACGGATCGATGGCACCAACGTGCGCGACCTCTCCCCCGAGCAGCTGTGGTCGATGATCGGCCTGGTGCCGCAGCGACCGTATCTCTTCACCGGCACCATCGCCTCCAACCTGCGCTATGGCGACCCGCAGGCCACCGACGAGCAACTCTGGCACGCACTGGACATTGCGCAGGCCGACTTCGTGCGCGACCTCGACGGCGGGTTGGACGCGCCCATCGCGCAGGGCGGCACCAACGTCTCCGGCGGCCAGCGGCAACGTCTCGCGATCGCCCGGGCCTTGGTACGCCGCCCGCAGATCTACCTCTTCGACGACGCCTTCTCCGCGCTCGACCTCGGCACCGACGCGCGGCTGCGCGCTGCACTCAAGCCGGTCACCGCCGACGCGGTCATGATCGTGGTCGCCCAGCGCATCTCCACCATCACCGAGGCCGACCAGATCATCGTGCTCGAAGACGGCCGCATCGTCGGCATCGGCACCCACGAGCAGCTGCTCGTCACCTGCGCGGAGTACACCGAGATCGCGCAGTCGCAGGCCACGGCGGCGGTGAGCTGA
- a CDS encoding ABC transporter ATP-binding protein, with amino-acid sequence MSTPKRPEASQSTEQTTEQTTAQRTEQATPARLPEQSRERRHGPMMAGQPVEKSLNFIPSAKRLIGNLRPERTRVLVSLVLAVISVVTSVIAPLLIGRATDIIFAGVIGKNLPAGTTLDQVIEGLRADGQDGLAEVLQAQAVVPGMGIDFGALGALLLVVLALYVASSIFSWLQGYLLNDAVQQTVKRMRNEVELKLARLPLPYFDRQPRGELLSRVTNDIDNIQQTLQQTMSQLINSLLTLLGVLVMMIVISPILALVALITIPLSAILTKQIGKRSQRQFIAQWKHTGELNGQIEEAFSGHELVKVFGRHAEVEAEFEKTNQQLHDAAYRAQFISGTIMPSMMFIGNLNYVAIAVVGGLRIVSGALTLGDVQAFIQYTQRFTQPLTQVASMANLLQSGVASAERVFALLDADEQSPEPDPVGTAGPGRVEFEHVSFSYDPGRPLIEDLSLVAEPGQTVAIVGPTGAGKTTLVNLIMRFYELDSGRITLDGIDIATMPRRELRARIGMVLQDAWLFGGTIRDNIAYGNPGASEEEIRRAAEATYVDRFVHSLPDGYDTVIDEEASNISAGEKQLITIARAFIAAPSLLILDEATSSVDTRTELLVQQAMSALRSDRTSFVIAHRLSTIRDADLILVMDGGRIVEQGTHDELLAARGAYFELYNSQFTAAPADLEGAET; translated from the coding sequence ATGAGTACGCCGAAGCGCCCCGAGGCCAGCCAGAGCACCGAGCAGACCACCGAGCAGACCACAGCGCAGCGCACCGAGCAGGCGACGCCGGCGCGGCTGCCCGAGCAGTCCCGCGAGCGCCGGCACGGCCCGATGATGGCCGGCCAGCCGGTCGAGAAGTCGCTGAACTTCATCCCGAGCGCGAAGCGGCTGATCGGCAACCTGCGCCCCGAGCGCACCCGCGTGCTCGTCTCGCTGGTGCTTGCCGTCATCTCGGTCGTCACCAGCGTCATCGCGCCGCTGCTGATCGGGCGCGCCACCGACATCATCTTCGCCGGCGTGATCGGCAAGAACCTGCCCGCAGGCACCACTCTCGACCAGGTGATCGAGGGGCTTCGCGCGGACGGGCAAGACGGGCTCGCCGAGGTCCTCCAAGCCCAGGCCGTCGTGCCGGGCATGGGCATCGACTTCGGAGCGCTCGGCGCGCTGCTGCTCGTCGTACTCGCCCTCTATGTCGCCTCGAGCATCTTCTCGTGGCTGCAGGGCTATCTGCTCAACGATGCCGTGCAGCAGACCGTGAAACGGATGCGCAACGAGGTCGAGCTCAAGCTCGCCCGGCTGCCGCTGCCCTACTTCGACCGCCAGCCGCGCGGTGAGCTGCTGAGCCGGGTCACCAACGACATCGACAACATCCAGCAGACGCTGCAGCAGACGATGAGCCAGCTGATCAACTCGCTGCTGACGCTGCTCGGCGTACTCGTCATGATGATCGTGATCAGCCCGATCCTGGCCCTCGTCGCACTCATCACGATCCCGCTGTCGGCGATCCTGACCAAGCAGATCGGCAAGCGCTCGCAGCGGCAGTTCATCGCGCAGTGGAAGCACACCGGCGAGCTCAACGGTCAGATCGAGGAGGCCTTCAGCGGCCACGAGCTGGTGAAGGTCTTCGGCCGGCACGCCGAGGTCGAGGCCGAGTTCGAGAAGACCAACCAGCAGCTGCACGACGCGGCGTACCGCGCGCAGTTCATCTCCGGCACGATCATGCCGTCGATGATGTTCATCGGAAACCTCAACTACGTCGCGATCGCCGTGGTCGGCGGGCTGCGGATCGTCTCCGGCGCGCTCACGCTCGGCGACGTGCAGGCCTTCATCCAGTACACCCAGCGCTTCACCCAACCGCTGACGCAGGTCGCCTCGATGGCCAACCTGCTGCAGTCCGGGGTCGCGAGCGCCGAGCGGGTCTTTGCCCTGCTCGATGCCGACGAGCAGTCACCCGAACCCGATCCGGTCGGCACCGCCGGACCCGGGCGAGTCGAGTTCGAGCACGTCTCGTTCAGCTATGACCCGGGCCGCCCGCTGATCGAGGATCTGTCGCTGGTCGCCGAACCCGGCCAGACGGTGGCGATCGTCGGTCCGACCGGCGCGGGCAAGACGACGCTGGTCAACCTGATCATGCGCTTCTACGAGCTCGACTCCGGACGGATCACGCTGGACGGCATCGACATCGCGACGATGCCGCGGCGCGAGCTGCGCGCCCGCATCGGGATGGTGCTGCAGGACGCATGGCTGTTTGGCGGCACGATCCGCGACAACATTGCCTACGGCAACCCCGGCGCGAGCGAAGAGGAGATCCGCCGCGCCGCCGAGGCGACGTACGTCGACCGGTTTGTGCACAGTCTGCCCGACGGCTACGACACCGTCATCGACGAAGAGGCCAGCAATATCAGCGCCGGCGAGAAGCAGCTCATCACTATCGCCCGCGCCTTCATCGCGGCGCCGTCGCTGCTGATCCTGGACGAGGCGACGAGCTCGGTCGACACCCGCACCGAGCTGCTGGTGCAGCAGGCGATGTCGGCACTGCGCTCGGACCGTACGTCGTTCGTGATCGCGCACCGGCTCTCCACGATCCGCGATGCCGACCTCATCCTGGTGATGGACGGTGGGCGGATAGTCGAGCAGGGCACCCACGACGAGCTGCTCGCGGCGCGCGGCGCCTACTTCGAGCTCTACAACTCGCAGTTCACCGCGGCGCCGGCCGACCTCGAGGGCGCCGAGACCTAG
- a CDS encoding 2Fe-2S iron-sulfur cluster-binding protein yields the protein MDSELTLTVDDDTQTLTVDTRTSLLDLLRDQLGNYSPKKGCDHGQCGACTVLVDGRRILSCLTFAAAYDGAQVTTAHGLAGDELHPVQQAFVEYDGFQCGYCTPGQICSSVGMIDEAKAGFPSHVTDDLEGDVTLTDAEIRERLSGNLCRCGAYVNIVAAVRAASQSVSEASR from the coding sequence ATGGACAGCGAGCTCACCCTCACCGTCGATGACGACACCCAGACCCTCACCGTTGACACCCGAACCTCCCTGCTTGATCTACTTCGCGACCAGCTCGGCAACTACTCGCCAAAGAAGGGCTGCGATCACGGGCAGTGCGGAGCCTGCACCGTCCTCGTCGATGGCCGCCGGATCCTCAGCTGCCTGACCTTCGCCGCGGCGTACGACGGCGCGCAGGTGACCACCGCGCACGGTCTCGCCGGCGACGAGCTGCATCCGGTGCAGCAGGCGTTCGTCGAGTACGACGGATTCCAGTGCGGCTACTGCACGCCCGGCCAGATCTGCTCAAGCGTCGGGATGATCGACGAGGCCAAGGCCGGCTTCCCCAGCCACGTCACCGACGACCTCGAAGGCGACGTCACGCTCACCGACGCGGAGATCCGCGAGCGGCTGAGCGGCAACCTGTGCAGATGCGGTGCCTACGTCAACATCGTCGCCGCGGTCCGCGCGGCATCCCAGTCCGTCTCGGAGGCCAGCCGGTGA